A genomic window from Nanoarchaeota archaeon includes:
- a CDS encoding NFYB/HAP3 family transcription factor subunit: protein MVELSISACERLIKKGGGGRVSKEAAEELAGILEEIAVDISKQATTMAAHAKRKTIKAEDIRLASKI, encoded by the coding sequence ATGGTCGAGCTTTCTATTTCAGCATGCGAGCGCCTGATAAAAAAAGGCGGCGGCGGAAGGGTTTCAAAAGAAGCCGCAGAGGAGCTTGCAGGCATTCTTGAAGAGATTGCGGTTGACATCTCAAAGCAGGCAACGACAATGGCTGCGCATGCAAAAAGAAAAACGATAAAAGCGGAAGACATACGCCTTGCGAGCAAGATTTGA